A section of the Chryseobacterium ginsenosidimutans genome encodes:
- a CDS encoding methyltransferase family protein, giving the protein MKTLQIIFTISMFAWFISEILYKNILKSSEKDKKDKDKSTLNLLWIAIPFSIASSVSVSYFTKFPISDEVWIYYLGVIFIIIGIVLRFVIIRSLGKYFTVDVTIREDHKIKKEGFYKYLRHPSYAFSLLTSLGLGLYLNNWLSLFFAFVPTFIAFSYRITVEERALIEQFGEEYLEYRRKTKKIIPFVY; this is encoded by the coding sequence ATGAAAACATTACAAATTATATTTACGATCTCGATGTTCGCTTGGTTCATTAGCGAAATTCTCTACAAAAACATATTAAAATCCAGTGAAAAAGATAAAAAGGATAAAGATAAATCCACATTGAATCTTCTTTGGATTGCAATTCCTTTTTCGATTGCAAGTTCTGTATCGGTTTCTTATTTTACTAAATTTCCGATTTCTGATGAGGTTTGGATTTATTATCTGGGAGTAATTTTTATTATCATAGGAATTGTTTTGAGATTTGTCATTATCAGATCTTTAGGAAAATATTTTACTGTTGATGTGACAATAAGAGAAGATCATAAAATCAAAAAAGAAGGGTTTTATAAATATTTGAGGCATCCTTCTTATGCGTTTTCTTTATTGACTTCTTTAGGTCTTGGATTGTATCTGAATAACTGGCTGTCATTATTTTTTGCTTTTGTTCCTACTTTTATTGCATTCAGTTATAGAATTACAGTTGAGGAAAGAGCATTGATTGAACAATTTGGTGAAGAATATTTGGAATATAGAAGAAAAACGAAGAAAATAATACCTTTTGTTTATTGA
- a CDS encoding LytR/AlgR family response regulator transcription factor → MIKTVIIEDEKPASRKLERMLNEFPEIEVVAKIESVEEGVQWFSENEHPQLIFSDIVLGDGLSFDIFEKIPTKGFIIYTTAFDQYTLKAFKLNSIDYLLKPILDEDLGGAIEKFKSFLPSDNSVSSHEIKQLIKKDKTTLSRILVKIGYNLKIVQTHEVSCFFSENKIVYLQTQERTYPSDFTLDELEDVLDEKKFFRANRQFIINSDYIKNIHTSPNYKVEMEFQPQEEITVSRDRVKDFKDWLVG, encoded by the coding sequence ATGATCAAAACAGTCATTATCGAAGACGAAAAACCTGCTTCAAGGAAATTGGAAAGAATGTTGAATGAATTTCCTGAAATTGAGGTGGTTGCAAAAATAGAATCCGTAGAAGAAGGTGTTCAGTGGTTTTCTGAAAACGAACATCCACAGCTGATTTTCTCGGATATTGTTCTCGGAGACGGGCTGTCATTTGATATTTTTGAGAAAATTCCGACAAAAGGATTTATCATTTATACCACAGCTTTCGATCAGTACACTTTGAAAGCTTTTAAATTAAACAGTATCGATTATCTTTTAAAACCGATTCTGGATGAAGATTTGGGCGGAGCAATAGAAAAATTCAAGTCATTTCTTCCATCAGATAATTCTGTTAGTTCGCACGAAATTAAGCAGTTAATTAAAAAAGATAAAACAACACTTTCAAGGATTCTTGTAAAGATCGGGTACAATTTGAAAATTGTTCAGACGCATGAAGTAAGCTGTTTTTTCAGTGAAAATAAGATCGTTTATCTGCAGACCCAGGAAAGAACGTATCCGTCAGATTTTACTTTGGATGAGCTTGAAGATGTTCTGGACGAGAAAAAATTCTTTAGAGCAAACCGACAGTTTATCATTAATTCGGATTATATTAAAAACATTCACACCTCGCCCAATTATAAAGTTGAGATGGAATTTCAGCCACAGGAAGAGATTACCGTGAGTCGTGATCGGGTAAAAGATTTTAAAGATTGGTTGGTTGGTTAA
- a CDS encoding 2TM domain-containing protein — MKRKNLITLFWISLATSLFFFFVFTDEKSLDNFILSLLISFMYSFILGMGNGLINDFLNKKLPWSEATTKRAIISIVSILIANTILVYFCNYMNFVIFQKAATTEEYFSGKYNYINWFTINVALLISAFLHARGFMEELKKTSKKEVVEQKLIAKSANAQFESLKNQLDPHFLFNSLNVLSSLIDENPRQAQKFTASMSKIYRYVLEQKDKELVTVEDELEFAKTYCDLLKTRFEDSVDFVFDVKKEDYRRFVVPLSLQLLLENCIKHNFATSSKPLIIKIFSENDTLCIENNLQAREQIKESAGIGLSNIVQRYSLLTKRNVFIEKSKDYFKVKLPVLSAKPNVVSEKIEDTDRAYERAQKRVKEIKSFYGNLISYCIVIPSLIIINLITNPNHIWFYFPMLGWGIGLAAHGMNVFAIGKNWEERKIREILEKQNKQ, encoded by the coding sequence CAGATGAGAAAAGTTTGGATAACTTTATTCTCAGCCTTCTTATCTCATTTATGTATTCCTTTATTTTGGGAATGGGTAACGGCTTGATTAATGATTTTCTCAATAAAAAATTGCCATGGTCTGAAGCAACGACAAAAAGAGCGATTATAAGTATTGTTTCGATCCTCATTGCCAATACTATCTTAGTGTATTTCTGCAATTATATGAATTTCGTGATTTTTCAGAAAGCGGCAACTACGGAAGAATATTTTTCAGGAAAATATAATTATATCAATTGGTTTACCATTAATGTTGCTCTTTTGATCTCTGCTTTTCTTCACGCGAGAGGTTTCATGGAGGAACTGAAAAAAACATCGAAGAAAGAGGTTGTTGAACAAAAACTGATTGCAAAATCGGCAAATGCACAGTTTGAAAGTCTTAAAAATCAATTGGATCCTCATTTTCTTTTTAATTCTTTGAATGTTTTAAGTTCATTAATTGACGAAAATCCGAGACAGGCGCAGAAGTTTACTGCTTCAATGTCAAAGATTTACAGATACGTTTTGGAGCAGAAAGACAAAGAATTGGTAACCGTAGAAGATGAACTGGAATTTGCAAAAACATATTGCGATCTGTTAAAAACAAGGTTTGAAGACAGCGTAGATTTTGTTTTTGATGTTAAAAAAGAAGATTACAGAAGATTTGTGGTTCCGTTGTCGCTGCAGTTGCTTTTAGAAAACTGTATCAAACATAATTTTGCGACTTCTTCAAAACCATTAATTATCAAGATTTTTTCTGAAAATGATACGTTATGCATTGAAAATAATCTGCAGGCAAGAGAGCAGATAAAAGAAAGTGCAGGAATTGGATTGTCGAATATTGTTCAGCGCTATTCTTTGCTTACTAAACGAAATGTTTTTATCGAAAAATCGAAAGATTACTTTAAAGTTAAGCTTCCGGTATTGTCGGCTAAGCCAAACGTTGTCAGTGAGAAAATTGAAGATACAGACAGAGCTTATGAAAGAGCTCAAAAACGGGTGAAAGAAATAAAAAGCTTTTATGGAAACCTGATTTCTTACTGTATCGTGATCCCTTCTTTAATTATAATTAATTTAATCACCAATCCGAATCATATATGGTTTTACTTTCCGATGTTGGGTTGGGGAATAGGACTTGCAGCACACGGAATGAATGTTTTTGCGATCGGTAAAAACTGGGAAGAAAGAAAAATAAGAGAAATTTTAGAAAAACAAAATAAACAATAA
- a CDS encoding 2TM domain-containing protein: MENSNNDDFRYREVERRVRKIKRFYTFIFIYFAVNIFILFLNYRELEPNETIWQLKYFSLPLFWGIGVIGYGMSVFLPGFILGNKWEEKKIKELMEKDREL; the protein is encoded by the coding sequence ATGGAAAATAGTAACAATGACGATTTCAGATACAGAGAAGTAGAAAGAAGAGTGAGAAAAATCAAGAGGTTTTATACTTTTATATTTATCTATTTTGCTGTAAATATTTTTATTTTATTCCTGAATTACAGAGAGCTAGAACCTAATGAAACAATCTGGCAGTTAAAATATTTTTCACTTCCGTTATTTTGGGGAATCGGAGTTATAGGTTACGGAATGAGTGTTTTCTTACCCGGATTTATCTTGGGAAATAAGTGGGAAGAAAAGAAAATTAAAGAGTTGATGGAGAAAGATAGAGAACTTTAA
- a CDS encoding 2TM domain-containing protein has product MDYNQAQQRVKELKKFYKSILWFGIVTFIIFSDDIFEKGIFNFSLWNGSIILVIWGIILTVKAVKLFILDSDWEKDVIEKEMRKTKEPIQF; this is encoded by the coding sequence ATGGACTACAATCAAGCACAACAAAGAGTAAAAGAACTTAAGAAATTCTATAAAAGCATTTTATGGTTCGGAATTGTCACTTTTATTATTTTCTCTGACGATATTTTTGAAAAAGGAATTTTTAATTTTTCACTTTGGAACGGATCAATCATTCTGGTAATCTGGGGGATTATTCTTACTGTAAAAGCCGTAAAACTATTCATTCTCGATTCTGATTGGGAAAAAGATGTGATTGAAAAAGAAATGAGAAAAACAAAAGAACCGATTCAGTTTTAA
- a CDS encoding 2TM domain-containing protein, with product METIISKESLAYRKATRRVKELKGFYGNLTSYCLVIPFLMVINLTTDSRHLWFFWPMLGWGMGLAAHAINTFGIGKSWEDKKIRQLMEEERKSTKTL from the coding sequence ATGGAAACTATTATCAGCAAAGAAAGTTTAGCTTATAGAAAAGCAACAAGAAGAGTAAAAGAATTGAAAGGATTCTACGGAAATCTGACTTCGTACTGTTTGGTAATTCCTTTTTTAATGGTTATAAATTTAACGACAGATTCAAGACATTTATGGTTCTTTTGGCCAATGTTAGGATGGGGAATGGGGCTTGCCGCTCATGCAATCAATACTTTCGGAATCGGAAAATCTTGGGAAGATAAAAAGATCAGACAATTGATGGAAGAAGAAAGAAAAAGCACAAAAACACTTTAA